The Sphingobacterium bambusae genome includes a window with the following:
- a CDS encoding DUF3127 domain-containing protein — translation MEIRGKVHEIGATQQVTESFKKRDLIVAYAENPQFVEYIRFESTQDRVNIFDNLAIGDEIEVSFNLRGRPWTNKDGVTTYFNSLVAWRVTKLANTAQSAPAPGYADMPPVDISSSGADDDDLPF, via the coding sequence ATGGAAATAAGAGGAAAAGTTCACGAGATAGGCGCAACGCAACAAGTTACCGAGTCGTTTAAAAAGAGAGATTTGATAGTCGCGTATGCTGAAAACCCACAATTTGTAGAATACATTCGTTTTGAATCTACTCAAGACCGCGTAAATATATTTGACAATTTAGCCATAGGCGATGAAATCGAAGTTTCCTTTAACTTACGTGGACGCCCTTGGACAAACAAGGATGGTGTTACCACCTACTTCAACTCTTTGGTTGCTTGGCGCGTAACAAAATTGGCAAACACGGCACAATCAGCACCTGCACCAGGTTATGCAGATATGCCTCCAGTAGATATCTCTTCTTCAGGTGCAGATGACGACGATTTGCCGTTCTAA
- a CDS encoding RNA polymerase sigma factor, which yields MNEKELLLHYRNTGDVQALGKLYAPYMSLLYGLCYKYLQDQEASQDAIMQIFEQLIDKLRQHEVDNFKSWLYVFARNYCLMELRKGKQRTFVDIENHLLESENKLDLKHDENQWTEEDFERMEICLDSLQEKQAGCIRLFYLEQRCYKDIATEMNLEFNQVKSYIQNGKRNLKICMESKRNGK from the coding sequence ATGAACGAAAAGGAGCTGTTGTTGCATTATAGAAATACGGGCGATGTGCAAGCACTAGGGAAGCTCTACGCTCCCTATATGTCTTTGCTCTATGGTTTGTGCTATAAATACCTTCAGGATCAAGAGGCTAGTCAAGATGCAATTATGCAGATTTTCGAACAGCTAATTGATAAATTGCGGCAGCATGAGGTTGATAATTTCAAAAGTTGGCTATATGTCTTTGCGCGTAATTATTGTTTAATGGAGCTGCGCAAAGGGAAGCAACGTACCTTTGTCGATATAGAAAACCATTTGTTGGAGTCGGAAAACAAACTTGACCTGAAGCATGATGAAAATCAGTGGACGGAAGAGGATTTTGAACGAATGGAGATCTGTTTAGACAGTTTGCAAGAGAAGCAAGCCGGCTGCATACGGTTGTTTTATCTTGAACAACGTTGCTATAAAGATATTGCAACAGAAATGAATTTGGAATTTAATCAGGTAAAAAGCTACATTCAGAATGGTAAGCGCAACCTGAAGATATGTATGGAAAGTAAGAGAAATGGAAAATAA
- a CDS encoding YeiH family protein: MSVSKKSVVTEDWVVVILGLSIIGLSLWGLVIPKPAFSWSALSDLQDHVLSLHNIQHIGSQFLLVYGVAIVAAVLLGKPVKFLLLVFPVVFVITLIALLMAGNGMVKDLNLEAVIFSLAIGLAISNLFTLPTWFKEALATELYVKIGLVLLGTTVIFGDILKAGSLGLMQALIVVLSVWYFSFWLCKKLKIDQEMSMMLSSAVSICGVSAAIATSGAIKGDPKKLSYVISLVLITAIPMMIFMPYMASWMGLSQEVTGAWLGGSIDTTGAVVASGSLVGEEALKISTIVKFSQNVLLGIAAFAISIYWTYSKSKSAEHAEKPTLKVIWERFPKFVIGFVLASLLFSFVIPTERVDLVKDSLKSIQGLWFALAFTSIGLETNFKDLFVHSNKKPLYAFLIAQFFNVLVTLAIALLLFR, encoded by the coding sequence ATGTCAGTATCGAAAAAAAGTGTAGTTACAGAAGATTGGGTCGTTGTTATTTTGGGATTGTCCATTATAGGATTGTCTTTATGGGGGCTTGTCATTCCAAAACCAGCCTTTTCATGGAGTGCACTCTCCGATCTGCAAGATCATGTACTATCGCTTCATAATATACAGCATATCGGCAGTCAGTTTTTGTTGGTGTATGGCGTAGCAATTGTTGCGGCGGTGCTTTTGGGAAAGCCCGTGAAGTTTCTGTTGCTGGTTTTTCCGGTTGTATTTGTTATTACGTTGATCGCTCTTTTAATGGCCGGAAATGGGATGGTTAAGGATCTTAATCTAGAAGCGGTCATCTTCAGTTTGGCCATCGGTTTGGCTATCAGTAATCTGTTTACCTTGCCGACCTGGTTTAAGGAGGCCCTTGCTACCGAATTGTATGTGAAAATTGGGTTGGTGCTACTTGGGACGACGGTGATATTCGGCGATATTCTAAAAGCAGGTTCGCTGGGTTTGATGCAAGCATTGATTGTGGTACTGTCGGTGTGGTATTTTTCATTTTGGTTATGTAAGAAGCTCAAGATAGATCAGGAGATGTCGATGATGCTGTCCAGCGCAGTTTCCATTTGTGGTGTTTCTGCCGCCATAGCGACTTCGGGCGCTATCAAAGGAGATCCTAAAAAGCTATCTTACGTTATCTCTTTGGTGTTGATCACGGCCATCCCGATGATGATTTTTATGCCCTACATGGCTAGCTGGATGGGGCTTTCACAAGAAGTTACAGGCGCTTGGCTTGGTGGTAGTATAGATACTACGGGAGCGGTAGTGGCATCAGGCTCATTGGTTGGTGAAGAGGCCTTGAAGATCAGTACTATTGTCAAGTTTTCGCAAAATGTTTTGCTGGGAATAGCCGCCTTTGCGATCAGTATATATTGGACCTATTCAAAATCAAAGAGCGCTGAACATGCCGAAAAGCCGACGTTGAAGGTCATTTGGGAGCGCTTTCCAAAATTTGTAATTGGGTTTGTTTTAGCTTCTTTGCTTTTTTCCTTTGTTATTCCCACAGAACGTGTAGACCTGGTCAAGGATAGCCTCAAAAGTATACAAGGACTTTGGTTTGCGCTGGCTTTTACATCGATCGGCTTGGAAACAAATTTTAAGGATCTTTTTGTCCACAGTAACAAGAAGCCGCTTTACGCTTTTTTGATAGCACAGTTCTTTAACGTCTTGGTTACTTTGGCTATTGCTTTGTTATTGTTCCGATAG
- a CDS encoding acyl-CoA dehydrogenase family protein produces the protein MSNAIKGGEFVIRETPYTDVFIPEEFDEEAKMIRQTCRDFLDSEVLNKLERIDAQEEGLMQDLLNKAGELGMLGVSIPEEYGGFGKNFNTSMLVADAVGGGYSFAVALSAHTGIGTLPILYYGNDAQKQKYIPKLTTGEWKAAYCLTEPNAGSDANSGRTSAKLNAEGTHYLINGQKMWITNGGFADVFIVFAKIDDDKNLTAFIVEKEFGGISMNPEEHKLGIKGSSTRQVFFNDCAVPVENLLSERENGFKIAVNILNIGRIKLGAATIGSSRAVITQAVRYANERVQFNLPISKFGAVRYKLAEMATRLYATEAAAYRAGQNIDDAYEALVASGMEEAKAKLKSVEQFAIECAIIKVWCSEMLDYVVDEGVQIYGGMGYSAEAPMERAYRDSRINRIFEGTNEVNRLLIVDMLLKRAMKGEIDLMGPATAVANELLAIPDFGEDDQTPFATEKKLIANLKKAGLLIAGAAVQKLMMSLAKEEEILMNIADIIGYVYVAESVLLRAEKIFHTQGEDAAALPTDMARVYLYTSLDKVHVAGKEALYSFGEGDELKMMLVGLRRFTKAEPFNVKDARQRIAKKLIDENRYMF, from the coding sequence ATGAGCAACGCAATCAAAGGAGGAGAGTTTGTTATTCGAGAAACTCCCTATACCGACGTATTTATCCCTGAAGAGTTTGATGAAGAAGCAAAGATGATACGCCAGACATGTCGTGATTTTCTTGATAGCGAGGTGTTGAATAAATTGGAGCGCATTGATGCCCAGGAAGAGGGCTTGATGCAGGATCTCTTGAACAAGGCGGGGGAATTGGGTATGCTTGGCGTGTCCATTCCGGAAGAGTATGGCGGATTTGGTAAGAACTTTAACACCTCTATGTTGGTGGCCGATGCAGTTGGGGGCGGCTATTCATTTGCCGTGGCCTTATCGGCACATACGGGGATTGGTACCTTGCCGATTTTGTATTATGGTAATGATGCGCAAAAGCAGAAATATATCCCAAAACTCACCACAGGGGAATGGAAAGCAGCCTACTGTTTGACGGAACCCAATGCGGGCTCTGATGCTAATTCTGGACGTACATCGGCGAAATTGAATGCGGAGGGCACCCATTACTTGATCAACGGACAAAAGATGTGGATCACAAACGGAGGCTTTGCCGATGTTTTTATTGTCTTTGCTAAGATCGATGACGACAAGAACTTGACGGCCTTTATTGTGGAGAAAGAATTCGGTGGAATCAGCATGAATCCCGAAGAGCATAAATTAGGCATTAAGGGGTCATCCACGCGGCAAGTATTTTTCAATGACTGCGCTGTGCCGGTAGAAAATCTGCTGTCGGAGCGGGAGAATGGCTTTAAGATCGCCGTAAATATCCTGAATATCGGCCGTATTAAATTGGGCGCGGCCACAATTGGTTCTTCCCGCGCAGTGATAACGCAGGCCGTACGCTATGCCAATGAGCGTGTGCAGTTCAACCTTCCTATATCCAAGTTTGGAGCAGTGCGTTATAAACTTGCGGAGATGGCGACACGACTTTATGCAACCGAGGCAGCAGCCTACCGTGCTGGACAGAATATTGATGATGCTTACGAAGCTTTGGTTGCATCGGGAATGGAAGAAGCGAAGGCGAAGCTGAAGTCGGTGGAACAGTTTGCGATTGAATGTGCGATTATCAAGGTGTGGTGTTCGGAGATGTTGGACTATGTGGTTGATGAGGGCGTACAGATTTACGGTGGAATGGGCTATTCTGCAGAAGCGCCGATGGAGCGCGCTTATCGCGATTCGCGCATCAACCGTATTTTCGAGGGAACAAACGAGGTGAATCGTTTGCTTATTGTAGATATGTTGCTGAAACGGGCGATGAAAGGCGAAATAGATCTTATGGGACCAGCAACGGCTGTGGCCAATGAGCTGCTCGCTATTCCTGATTTTGGTGAGGACGATCAAACACCTTTTGCAACAGAAAAGAAACTGATCGCCAATCTAAAGAAAGCCGGTCTCCTGATTGCTGGTGCTGCGGTACAGAAGCTGATGATGTCTTTGGCCAAGGAGGAAGAAATCCTGATGAATATAGCAGACATCATCGGTTATGTTTATGTCGCAGAATCCGTGCTATTGCGCGCAGAGAAGATATTTCACACGCAAGGTGAAGATGCGGCGGCATTGCCGACAGATATGGCTCGCGTCTATCTTTACACATCGTTGGACAAAGTGCATGTAGCCGGTAAGGAAGCGTTGTATTCCTTCGGCGAGGGTGACGAGCTGAAGATGATGCTGGTGGGGTTAAGACGCTTCACCAAGGCGGAGCCATTTAATGTCAAGGATGCACGTCAGCGCATCGCAAAAAAACTGATCGACGAAAATCGCTACATGTTTTAA
- a CDS encoding acetyl-CoA C-acyltransferase has translation MEAYIIAGYRTAVGKAPRGVFRFMRADDLAAEVIKHMVSTIPSLDVDKIDDVIVGNAMPEAEQGLNIGRLISLMGLQTDKVPGVTVNRYCASGLETIATAVAKIKAGMADCIIAGGVEVMSGMPFGGWKIVPNPVVAKENPDWYWGMGLTAEAVAKEFNVSREDQDAFAIRSHQKAVAAQQSGHLQAGIVPIKVEETYIKDSKIATREYIVDKDEGPRADSSAEALAKLRPVFAADGCVTAGNSSQTSDGAAFVLVVSEKMLKELQVEPIARLVSYAAAGVPPRIMGIGPVAAIPKALAMANLQKEDIDLFELNEAFASQSLAVIRELGLDESKININGGAIALGHPLGCTGAKLTVQLLNDLKRRNERYGMVTMCVGTGQGAAGIFEIL, from the coding sequence ATGGAAGCATACATTATAGCAGGATATCGTACCGCGGTGGGCAAGGCCCCGCGAGGAGTTTTTCGTTTTATGCGTGCCGACGATTTGGCCGCAGAGGTGATCAAGCACATGGTGTCTACGATACCAAGCTTGGATGTCGACAAGATCGATGATGTGATTGTGGGCAACGCCATGCCTGAAGCTGAGCAAGGGTTGAATATAGGTAGATTGATATCCCTTATGGGATTGCAGACGGATAAAGTGCCCGGTGTTACAGTGAACAGATACTGTGCTTCGGGGTTGGAAACCATTGCAACGGCTGTTGCCAAGATCAAGGCTGGTATGGCAGACTGCATCATTGCTGGAGGTGTCGAAGTGATGTCGGGCATGCCTTTCGGTGGATGGAAGATTGTCCCTAACCCCGTGGTTGCTAAAGAGAATCCCGATTGGTATTGGGGGATGGGTTTGACGGCCGAGGCGGTGGCCAAGGAGTTTAACGTTTCGCGTGAGGATCAAGATGCTTTTGCAATACGCTCCCATCAAAAAGCGGTTGCGGCACAGCAGAGCGGACATTTGCAGGCCGGCATTGTACCTATTAAGGTAGAAGAAACGTATATCAAAGACAGTAAGATTGCCACCCGCGAATATATTGTCGATAAAGACGAGGGGCCGCGGGCTGATTCTTCGGCGGAGGCTTTGGCTAAGTTACGTCCGGTATTCGCTGCTGACGGCTGTGTCACCGCCGGAAACTCGTCCCAGACATCTGATGGAGCCGCTTTCGTGTTGGTGGTCTCCGAGAAGATGCTGAAAGAGCTGCAGGTAGAGCCTATCGCGCGCTTGGTGAGCTATGCTGCTGCAGGCGTTCCTCCACGTATCATGGGCATTGGTCCGGTCGCCGCCATTCCAAAGGCATTGGCTATGGCCAATTTACAAAAGGAAGATATTGATCTTTTTGAGCTTAATGAGGCCTTTGCATCGCAATCGTTGGCCGTCATTCGGGAGTTGGGGCTGGATGAATCGAAAATTAATATCAACGGTGGAGCAATCGCGTTGGGGCATCCTCTAGGCTGTACCGGTGCGAAGTTGACCGTGCAGTTGTTGAACGATTTAAAAAGAAGAAACGAGCGCTACGGAATGGTGACCATGTGTGTGGGAACCGGGCAAGGGGCAGCTGGTATTTTTGAAATCTTGTAA
- a CDS encoding four helix bundle protein encodes MHQYKELKLWQKAMEMVSDVYKTTANFPDKERFNLISQINRAAVSVPSNIAEGAGRNSDREFVQFLAIAHGSTFEIETQLIIAKELGYLSAQHLDVLLGKIAELQKINYALQRSLRNAEATNTKEGNYNV; translated from the coding sequence ATGCACCAGTATAAGGAATTGAAATTATGGCAAAAAGCAATGGAGATGGTCTCGGATGTTTATAAGACGACCGCTAACTTTCCCGATAAAGAGCGTTTCAATCTGATTAGCCAGATAAATAGAGCGGCAGTTTCTGTGCCGTCTAACATTGCAGAGGGGGCTGGACGTAACTCAGACCGCGAATTTGTTCAATTTTTAGCTATAGCGCATGGATCTACTTTTGAAATTGAAACTCAGTTAATCATTGCTAAAGAGCTTGGTTATTTATCGGCACAGCATTTGGATGTTTTATTGGGTAAAATTGCTGAGCTGCAAAAAATTAACTATGCGCTACAGCGTAGTTTACGCAATGCGGAAGCAACGAATACTAAAGAAGGAAATTACAATGTCTAA
- a CDS encoding 3-hydroxyacyl-CoA dehydrogenase/enoyl-CoA hydratase family protein → MNRSIKKVAVLGSGVMGSRIACHFANIGVEVLLLDIVPRELLPAEEAKGLTLQSALVRNRIVNTSLETALKTNPSPIYSKSYISRIATGNFEDNMKDIAACDWVIEVVVERLDIKKTVFDQVEQYRKAGTLITSNTSGIPIHLMAEGRSEDFKAHFCGTHFFNPPRYLELFELIPTAETKAEVIDFLTHFGDKMLGKTVVLCKDTPAFIGNRIGVYSMLALTHLVEKLDLSVEEVDKYTGPAMGHPKSATFRTADVVGLDTLVNVANGLDQNAPNDEAKGVFQLPAYISKMVENKWLGEKSKQGFYKKEKDDKGNSVILSLDLKSLSYKEQEKIKSSTLEATKPVEDIRKRMKVYEQGTDKAAVLFRAMHYPLFEYVSHRVPEITDEFYRIDDAMRAGFGWELGPFEVWDALGVRETIAKIASEEKRLPGQRGAVATWVQEMLDAGFESFYSIVDGVKNFYDITSKSYKPIPGAADLIVLDHLGESKTVWKNAGVTITDLGDGVINCAFHTKMNTIGGEVIQGLNKAIDLAEKEYRGLVITNDGKNFSAGANIGMIFMMAVEQDYDELNMAVKMFQNTAMRIRYSSIPVVVAPFQLTLGGGCEFSMHADFVQLHAETYMGLVEFGVGVIPGGGGSKEFALRASDDYQPDQIVQNTLKERFLTIGQAKVSTSAVEAAELGYLQQGKYAITMNRKRLLADAKAKVLELADAGYVQPAPRKDIKVLGNQGLGIVYVGASSMRAGNYISDHDKKISEKLGWVMCGGNLSAPTEVSEQYLLDLERKAFLELCGERKTLERIQHMLTKGKALRN, encoded by the coding sequence ATGAATAGAAGTATTAAAAAAGTAGCTGTTCTGGGTTCCGGGGTGATGGGGTCACGAATAGCTTGTCACTTTGCTAATATTGGTGTAGAGGTCTTGCTGTTGGACATTGTTCCGCGTGAGTTGCTGCCTGCCGAAGAAGCAAAAGGACTAACCTTGCAAAGTGCATTGGTCAGAAACCGTATTGTCAATACATCGCTGGAGACGGCCTTGAAGACAAACCCTTCACCTATCTATAGCAAGAGTTATATATCCCGTATTGCCACTGGAAACTTTGAAGATAACATGAAAGATATCGCTGCTTGCGACTGGGTTATTGAGGTGGTCGTTGAACGATTGGATATCAAAAAGACTGTTTTTGATCAGGTTGAACAGTACCGCAAGGCAGGCACCCTGATTACATCAAATACATCTGGTATTCCCATTCACCTTATGGCCGAGGGGCGCAGCGAGGACTTTAAAGCGCATTTCTGTGGCACCCATTTTTTCAATCCACCTCGGTACCTCGAGCTTTTTGAGCTTATCCCAACAGCGGAAACGAAGGCTGAGGTGATCGATTTTCTGACACATTTCGGTGACAAGATGTTGGGGAAAACGGTGGTGCTGTGTAAGGATACGCCAGCGTTTATTGGTAATCGTATAGGCGTTTATTCCATGTTGGCTTTGACACATCTGGTGGAGAAACTAGATCTAAGCGTGGAAGAGGTTGACAAATATACGGGGCCAGCAATGGGGCACCCTAAATCGGCTACCTTCCGTACAGCGGACGTGGTGGGACTTGATACGTTGGTCAATGTTGCTAACGGTTTGGACCAAAATGCGCCGAACGACGAAGCTAAAGGCGTGTTCCAACTGCCTGCGTATATCAGCAAGATGGTAGAAAATAAATGGTTGGGCGAGAAATCAAAACAAGGCTTTTATAAAAAAGAAAAAGACGATAAAGGGAACTCCGTGATCCTGTCGCTAGATCTTAAATCGTTAAGTTATAAAGAGCAGGAAAAAATTAAATCTAGCACGCTGGAAGCCACCAAGCCGGTGGAGGATATCCGGAAGCGAATGAAAGTTTATGAGCAAGGTACCGACAAGGCCGCCGTCCTTTTTCGGGCAATGCATTATCCTTTGTTTGAATATGTATCACATCGGGTTCCAGAAATCACCGACGAGTTTTATCGAATTGATGATGCCATGCGTGCCGGCTTCGGTTGGGAATTGGGGCCTTTTGAGGTGTGGGATGCCTTGGGGGTGCGGGAGACGATAGCTAAAATTGCAAGTGAGGAAAAGCGTTTACCCGGACAGCGTGGCGCAGTTGCGACATGGGTTCAGGAGATGTTGGATGCGGGATTCGAATCGTTTTACAGCATCGTAGATGGCGTAAAGAATTTTTACGATATCACGTCCAAAAGCTATAAACCTATTCCGGGTGCTGCCGATCTTATTGTGCTTGATCATCTAGGTGAGAGCAAGACAGTATGGAAGAATGCCGGCGTGACGATTACCGATCTGGGTGACGGCGTGATCAATTGTGCTTTCCACACCAAGATGAATACTATAGGAGGCGAGGTAATCCAAGGACTTAACAAAGCGATCGACCTAGCTGAAAAAGAATATCGAGGATTAGTGATTACCAATGACGGTAAGAACTTCTCGGCCGGGGCTAATATTGGGATGATTTTCATGATGGCTGTAGAACAGGATTATGACGAGCTTAATATGGCTGTTAAGATGTTCCAAAATACCGCAATGCGGATTCGTTATTCGTCTATTCCTGTCGTCGTGGCACCATTCCAGCTTACACTTGGCGGCGGCTGTGAATTCTCCATGCACGCTGACTTTGTACAGCTGCATGCAGAGACTTACATGGGGCTAGTGGAGTTTGGTGTTGGCGTTATCCCTGGTGGTGGTGGATCAAAGGAGTTCGCCTTACGTGCTTCGGATGATTACCAACCCGATCAGATTGTACAGAACACGCTAAAAGAGCGGTTCTTAACTATTGGTCAGGCGAAAGTATCGACATCGGCGGTTGAAGCTGCAGAGTTGGGCTATCTGCAACAAGGTAAGTACGCGATAACGATGAACAGAAAACGCCTATTGGCCGACGCTAAGGCGAAGGTCTTGGAGCTTGCCGATGCAGGTTATGTGCAGCCGGCTCCGCGAAAGGATATCAAAGTGCTCGGCAACCAAGGATTGGGCATCGTCTATGTCGGCGCATCGTCGATGCGCGCTGGTAACTATATCTCCGATCATGACAAGAAGATCTCGGAAAAATTGGGATGGGTGATGTGTGGCGGTAATCTGTCGGCTCCAACGGAGGTGTCTGAGCAATACTTACTGGATCTGGAAAGGAAAGCGTTTTTAGAGCTTTGTGGCGAACGTAAAACGCTGGAACGCATACAACATATGTTAACTAAAGGAAAGGCTTTGAGAAATTAA
- a CDS encoding MarR family winged helix-turn-helix transcriptional regulator, which produces MSQENTIDYFLKACWQTVANKYNVIASEFGFTQAAGYILINIHKEGTPVSQIANLTGVKTTSLSRVLNNLESLGFIYREVNASDKRSVKVYLTELGQEKRKIAKDVVREFNEFLDAQLPAKERRQLIQSLQKINALAASYAPKVEIDK; this is translated from the coding sequence ATGAGCCAGGAAAATACGATTGATTATTTTTTGAAAGCCTGTTGGCAGACGGTAGCCAACAAATATAACGTGATAGCCTCTGAGTTTGGGTTCACGCAGGCTGCGGGGTATATATTAATCAATATCCACAAAGAAGGAACTCCGGTTTCCCAAATTGCAAATTTAACAGGTGTTAAGACCACTTCGCTATCCAGGGTGTTGAATAATTTGGAATCACTAGGCTTTATTTACCGAGAAGTAAATGCTTCCGATAAGCGCTCAGTGAAGGTTTACCTGACCGAGCTAGGTCAGGAGAAGCGTAAAATAGCGAAGGATGTGGTGCGGGAGTTTAATGAATTTTTGGATGCACAGCTTCCCGCGAAAGAACGGCGACAGTTAATCCAGTCGCTGCAGAAGATTAACGCCTTGGCGGCGAGCTATGCGCCGAAAGTCGAGATCGACAAGTAG
- a CDS encoding isopenicillin N synthase family dioxygenase, whose translation MALVNIPRLDLLQYTEGSAEQRQQFVQDIGKAFNETGFVTIANHGLSQELIDELYQVVKSFFELPDAVKRKYEYPELAGQRGYTSKGKEKAKDANTPDLKEFWQRGQTIVGEEYSKADFPDNIIVEELPRFNEVTAEVYTRLENAGRDLLQAIASYLNLEKNYFEQFVINGNSILRAIHYFPIENPETISPDAVRAGAHEDINLITLLIGASADGLEVLTKEGDWFPIKAKGEDIVVNVGDMLQRLTNNKLKSTTHRVVNPPRELMKTSRFSVPFFLHPKSSMSLASLDSCISEDYPKVYEDYTAGQYLDERLREIGLKM comes from the coding sequence ATGGCATTAGTAAATATCCCCCGCTTAGATCTTTTACAATACACGGAAGGTTCTGCCGAGCAGCGCCAACAGTTTGTTCAGGATATCGGAAAAGCATTTAACGAAACTGGATTCGTGACCATCGCTAACCACGGTTTGAGCCAGGAGCTTATTGATGAGCTATACCAAGTGGTCAAGTCTTTCTTTGAGCTTCCAGATGCGGTAAAAAGAAAATATGAATACCCCGAGCTTGCAGGACAACGTGGATACACGTCGAAAGGCAAAGAGAAAGCCAAAGATGCAAATACGCCAGACCTCAAAGAGTTTTGGCAACGTGGCCAAACGATTGTTGGTGAAGAATATTCAAAAGCCGATTTTCCAGATAATATAATTGTAGAAGAATTGCCCCGTTTCAACGAGGTAACAGCAGAAGTTTACACCCGCCTGGAAAATGCCGGCCGCGATCTGCTCCAAGCAATTGCTTCTTACCTAAATCTCGAAAAAAATTACTTCGAGCAGTTCGTGATTAATGGTAACTCCATTTTACGCGCTATCCATTACTTCCCTATCGAAAATCCGGAAACTATATCGCCTGACGCAGTACGTGCTGGAGCGCATGAAGATATCAACCTAATTACCCTCTTGATCGGCGCAAGTGCCGACGGGCTGGAAGTGCTCACAAAAGAAGGCGACTGGTTCCCAATAAAAGCCAAAGGTGAGGACATTGTGGTTAACGTAGGTGATATGTTGCAACGTTTAACGAACAACAAGTTGAAATCCACAACACATCGCGTGGTCAACCCACCACGTGAGCTGATGAAGACTTCCCGTTTTTCGGTACCATTCTTTCTACATCCAAAATCGAGCATGAGCTTAGCGAGTCTAGACTCTTGCATTTCGGAAGATTACCCTAAAGTGTACGAAGATTACACGGCTGGCCAATATCTGGATGAACGCCTTCGAGAAATCGGGCTGAAGATGTAA